TCCAGCCATGTAGAAAGTTCAGTTTCATCCACATTGCTGCTCCAATATAATGAAGGCCAGTGAAATTTCTAATGAGCTGCACCAAGAATCCAGGAgctgcatttgaaaaaaaaaaactctctggCAAAAGTActatgaaaaataaagtgaCTCAGATATGGACTGTCATTGATACTATGCTTTATTAAAGAAATAGTCTAAGTGAGAATTTTATGAGCACTGATTGTAGCCATGCAATGCTTTAAACTGAAAAACTGAATCCATTCATTTCTACTGTATTTGGACATCGGGAAATTTCACTTTCAAAAACTTGCCCAAAACTTTTGCAAATATCCCCAAGACACAAGATAGATAACCCAAAAAGAGAAATTGGTTAGGATTGAATCTTTACTcatgcaaaaaacacaaatcttacCAAAGATGACGAGGATGAAGAGTAAGGTGGCCACTCCTGCTGTCATGTAGAACATAACTTTGATGTGGCTAGCCAGTTCGTCCATGTCCTCCACATTGGGCACCAGTATAGGAGGCACCAGGAACCCAATGGCAATGCCCAACTATAAAGAAATTAGCACATAGAATACAATGTATTGTTTTTCAAGTCATTTGAAATCAGCTTAATacgttttttctttctctattaACCCCATGTACCAAATTAAATTAGAGAAGATATTTTTATAAACAGGCAAAGGTTTCTGCAAACAGTTAAAAAGATTTCCTTGGGCTTCTCACACTAAGACACCACAAGTCTTATAAGACTTAGGCATTCAGCACAGCCCTGTATAATCTGCAGACGGCTCTCAGACAGGCTGGCTTAGTGGGACTTTaatgcagaggaagaagaaaataaaatggttattgtttggatgttttgaCAAACCTGGTTCCCCAGAACTCCGATGGAGCAAGCAGTGGAAACCTCTTTTTCACCAAACCACACTGAGGCAAGGTAAGAGGGAATACCGAGGACAAACACGGTGGCTACTGAGCAAATAAACTGGCCAAAGAAGGTGACTTGGAAAAGCTCTGGACCAGCACTACCAATTTTTATCCAAGCACCAATGCAGTTAAACGCTGCCCCAACAAGGACCACATCCCGGATCCCCCTGTTTTCCAGAAGCCAGAGGACAGGCAAGATGAGCGGGATGTAAGTGAGGAGGTAGATCATGGACAACCAGTCAATTGCCAGAGAATCAATGTTGTAAAATCGCATGAATATGTTGCTAATAATGCCGTACTGAAGCCACATGAAGGCATTGCTTGCTGAGACAGCACTGAAGAGAAAAAGCATGAGCCATCGACGGTGGTAAAGTTTGGTCTCAGTCTTTGAAAGCAGCTCTGTTCGGTCAGAGTGTAAAGTCTCAGCATCTAACCGTGAACCAATGGAGATGGCTCTGCCCAAAGGTCCTGGACTCCACTGCAGTGAAGCAAGGCCTGGAGCGAGATTCTTTGAAGCCTTGGACCGAGGCCATTCTTCACCAGTGAGGTCAGGATTTGCATGGTTGTCTTTCAAAGTATTGTTTTGTGGCATTTTAACCTTCGTGAAGCGGGCCCCCGGGAAGCGAGAGGTGAGGGCTCTTAAACTTTCAGagcttgtgtccggagagcttGCCGTCCTGCTTGCAAACTCCCTGTTGTGAAAAGATGCTTTGTACAAAGACAGCAGAATGCGAGCACAACTGGAGTTACTGGAGTCCATTCACAACTGGTTGCacataacttcagtcttgtcatGTGAcgttaatacaaaaaaaatcctcctaTAAACAAAGGTCTTATTTCACCTCTGTTGTTAACTGTCCAAATAGCAGCGAGTACAcccaaaaaactaaaaatgtgttaaacttTTACTAAGTCTCTTATGAAAGTTTACTCATTTTAATCTCTGGATTGCTAAAACAGGTTaatctttcaaaatgtttgttattgatCACCTAAAGATCCCTGTTAATTCTTAGCACAATTGTTAGAATGTTCGCCTCCTCCAGTCATTTTGTCAAAACTCTTTTggtaatgatttattttgtacttttgaTTTACGACTGAGATTGTACCTTTTTAGTGactgtgaaagaaaataagagtAGCAATAAAGTCTGTAATGTAAGTCTTTGAGATATGGCttataaaatgaaatgttctgaTATCAAAAAGGCTCTTTTCGATGCAATAAAATAACCTTTTATAAACTGACAAAAACTGTGGACTACTTTGTACAAGtaattaaatttggttgtaataaCAGAATAAAAGGGGACATATACAACCTGATTTTACTCTGGCTTTGTGCAGGTCTCAGCAGGAATAGTGAAAAAGAGTGATGAATGTTtatctaaaagaaaaacaaatgtttgtacCAACTTATTTAAACTCCAGTGAGACAGGCAGTTGTACTCTGGTTTACACAAAGCAACATTTCCAGCACTTAGTGGTGACTTTTTAGGTGACATTTACTGAACTGTAAGTTGACTCAAGTGTTGTTTGTGCTAAAGTGCTAAATTTGACGTTTGTCAGCTGTTGTTACTGTGACAGTGGCACGATGCTgatctttgaaatgaaaatagaGAAAACTACTTGAGAACAGACGTCTTCGCACCTCTTGTGTTACCACTCAGTAAACTGTCAATCACTTTCTTAACAACGCCATTCGAAGGTGTTCACAGCTGCAGTCAGGTGGCATTAACTTGTTAGACAAGCTAGTATAAATGTAAGTGTTAAATCACATTTCCatactgttatttaatgtcacaTTGGTCCAGGATGTAAATCTATTTGCAGAGGACTTTAGAGATTCCCCATTCTGCTTCAAGACACATGTTTTAAGTGTTGCCCTGACACAAAATTTCACACTGATTGACCAAAAATTCTTCTTTTATAGAAGTCAA
The Labrus mixtus chromosome 12, fLabMix1.1, whole genome shotgun sequence genome window above contains:
- the LOC132985026 gene encoding heme transporter FLVCR1-like, which gives rise to MDSSNSSCARILLSLYKASFHNREFASRTASSPDTSSESLRALTSRFPGARFTKVKMPQNNTLKDNHANPDLTGEEWPRSKASKNLAPGLASLQWSPGPLGRAISIGSRLDAETLHSDRTELLSKTETKLYHRRWLMLFLFSAVSASNAFMWLQYGIISNIFMRFYNIDSLAIDWLSMIYLLTYIPLILPVLWLLENRGIRDVVLVGAAFNCIGAWIKIGSAGPELFQVTFFGQFICSVATVFVLGIPSYLASVWFGEKEVSTACSIGVLGNQVCQNIQTITILFSSSSALKSH